The segment CAACGCATGCGCGGCCACGCCAATCACCGCAAAAATGGCGACGGCGACCAGCACTTCAAGCAAGGTAAAGCCACGCCATCGTTTCATGGGCCGCTCCTTGCCAAAAAACCGACCAGTGTGGCATCAGGTGTGGTTTGCTCGGGGGATTGCCGCACTTCAATTTCGATGCGCTTCAGTTGTTGCAAGGTCGTGGGCTTGATGGTCACGCGCCAGTGCCAAACGTGACGCCCCATGACTTCCGATTGACCGTTTAACACACCAGACGCAGGCCAATCACTATTCAACTGCATTTTGGCAAACTGGTTTTGCGCCACCCAATAAGCCAAAGTCCTTTGGTACATATTGTGTTCCGCACGCAAGCCACTGTTGATCGAGTCAATCAGCGCAGCGGCAGCAAGCGCAAAGACGGCCAGCGCAACCAGCACTTCGACCAAGGTAAAGCCCCGCTGAAGCTTCATAGCGCTGCCTCCAACCAGACATCCGCCTCGCTCGGGTCACGCAGTGGGCCTTTGATGTCAACTTCACCTGTCCACCGACCCCGAATCATCCAGCGCACTGCGTCAGATGGTGTTTGCGCTTCCAGCTGAAGCACAAAGGGGGTCAACTCGCCGGCGGAGGTCACCACAATTTGTGGCCGCTGTGGAGGCGACACCGAATCATCCTTATCAGCCACATCATCATTGCTGTGTTCATCCGACAGGCCGAGGCCTTCATCTAGGCGAAAACGCTGATCGTCAGCCGAGAAGCCAAATTGTTCGATTTTGAGATATGCCGTCACTCCCTCGGGCCAGTGGCGGGGGCGAAACAGTTTATCGTCCGTGATCGGCAGCCACCTATCGTCCACGAACGTGAGCCAATGGTAGCCTGTCTCGTCCACGGCGAGGCCGAGTTCAACGCCGTTCAGTTGCGCTTCGTCCTCGGCCAGTCGCAACAATTGGACAAGCCGCATGGCTTCTGTCTTGGCTTGTTCAGCGGCACCGTCACGGCCAAACATCAAGGTCACGCCAGTGACCATCACACCGAT is part of the Gammaproteobacteria bacterium genome and harbors:
- the gspI gene encoding type II secretion system protein GspI, with product MKLQRGFTLVEVLVALAVFALAAAALIDSINSGLRAEHNMYQRTLAYWVAQNQFAKMQLNSDWPASGVLNGQSEVMGRHVWHWRVTIKPTTLQQLKRIEIEVRQSPEQTTPDATLVGFLARSGP
- the gspH gene encoding type II secretion system protein GspH is translated as MNRTNVKPHAISGFSLIELLVVIAIIGVMVTGVTLMFGRDGAAEQAKTEAMRLVQLLRLAEDEAQLNGVELGLAVDETGYHWLTFVDDRWLPITDDKLFRPRHWPEGVTAYLKIEQFGFSADDQRFRLDEGLGLSDEHSNDDVADKDDSVSPPQRPQIVVTSAGELTPFVLQLEAQTPSDAVRWMIRGRWTGEVDIKGPLRDPSEADVWLEAAL